The Actinomyces lilanjuaniae genome segment TCGTGGCCACCAGACCACTCCCGCCGAAAGTGCCGCCCCTCGACCAGGACGTCGGTCCCCACCACGGCACGTGCGTCAGGAAGCCCCAGGACGGCGCAGTCATCACCGTTGCCGACAAGCGCGGCACCGGCAGGCGGCAGCAGCGGGGCGACCAGCCTCAGCAGCGCCTCCTCGCTCAGCTCAGACACAACCTGGTCCTGGAGCCGGGCGGAGGCGCCAGGGACGCCGGAGCTGACCCTGGCAGGCCCGCCACCTCCCAGGAGACCCTCGCTGCCGCCTCCCGCCTCAGCGGTTGACATCCGTGGAACGCTCCAGGGCCAGCTCGATAAGCTCGGATACCAGGGAGGTGTAGTCCGTACCCGAGACCTGCCACATATAGGGGTACATGGAGTAGGGCGTGAATCCGGGCATGGTGTTGACCTCGTTGACAAGCGCCTGCCCCTGCGCGGTCAGGAAGAAGTCCACCCTCATCAGCCCCTCGCCCCCCAGCGCGTCGAAGGCCCGCGCAGCAGTGTCGCGGAGAAGCTCTCGTTCCTCGGAGCGCAGAGGAGCGGGGCAGACCATGGAGACGGCGTCATGGGCCAGGTACTTGGTCTGGTAGTCGTAGAAGTCCCCGGCACCCTGCTCAGGATCCATGAGGACCTCCCCGGGCTCAGCCACCCTGGGGGCCTGCCCGTCACGTCCTCCCAGGACGGCCACCTCGATCTCACGAGCCTGGACGCCGGACTCCACCAGCACCTTGGGGTCCACGGCGCTGGCGGCCGTAATGGCCGCGGACAGGTCCTGGGCACGGTCCACCTTGGTGATGCCCAGGGAGGAGCCTGCCCGGCACGGCTTGACAAACAGGGGGTAGTCCAGCGCCTCGCAGGCGTCCAGGACCAGCTCGGGGTCACGGCGCCAGGTGCGGGGACTGACGACGAC includes the following:
- a CDS encoding AIR synthase related protein; this encodes MSTAEAGGGSEGLLGGGGPARVSSGVPGASARLQDQVVSELSEEALLRLVAPLLPPAGAALVGNGDDCAVLGLPDARAVVGTDVLVEGRHFRREWSGGHDVGARAAAQNLADLAAMGARAAAVVVGLVLPADTPVSWVLDLARGWLGCARRAGLASWGVT
- a CDS encoding D-alanine--D-alanine ligase family protein; this translates as MSDQQEPASSPSSGPRRPRVVVLFGGRSGEHSVSCATAAGVLSAIDRQRYEVVPVGITRSGRWVLVDDDPAALELAEGRPPVEITEEGTGRGTVTLPQGGRGCVLVALPGQPPRELAVDVVLPLLHGPYGEDGTVQGLLEMAGLRYVGCGVLASAAGMDKQVTKVLLGAAGIPTVPHVVVSPRTWRRDPELVLDACEALDYPLFVKPCRAGSSLGITKVDRAQDLSAAITAASAVDPKVLVESGVQAREIEVAVLGGRDGQAPRVAEPGEVLMDPEQGAGDFYDYQTKYLAHDAVSMVCPAPLRSEERELLRDTAARAFDALGGEGLMRVDFFLTAQGQALVNEVNTMPGFTPYSMYPYMWQVSGTDYTSLVSELIELALERSTDVNR